The following nucleotide sequence is from Nitratidesulfovibrio termitidis HI1.
ACCTTTGCCGACCTTGGCGCCGGTTGCGGCGTGGTAGGGCTGGCCCTGCTGCTGGCCCACCCGCACCTGACGGGCACCGGCATCGACATCGACGGGGAACTGGCCGATGCCGCGCGCCAGAACGCGGCGCGGCTGGGGCTGGCGGATCGCTTCCGGGTGCTGCGGGCGGACCTTACCGCAACCGGCTCGGACGGCTGCAAGGACGAGAGGAACATTTCCGGCATGCCCGAAGCCCGCGAATTCACGAAGGCAGCGAACCTGCCCGACCCCGCGCTCGCCTTCGACGCCCTGCCCCGGGCCGCATCCATGGATCTGGTGGTGGCCAACCCGCCCTACCGCCGACACGGCTCGGGTCGCCCCTCGCCCAGCAGCCAGCGCACCCGCGCCCTGTTCGAGACGCCCGAAACACTGCCCGCCTTCACGCGGGCAGCGGCACGCCTGCTGCGTGCGCGGGGCCGCAGTTGCTGGGTGTACGGGCCGGACCGCCTGCCCGACCTGCTGCTGGCGCTGCGAGCCACGGGGCAGGAGCCCGCCCGGCTGCGCTGCGTGCATGCCCGCGCCCACGGCCCGGCAACGCTGGTACTGGTGGAGGCCCGCCGCGCGGGCAAGCCCGGCCTGGTGGTGGAACCGCCGCTCATCCTGCATGCGGGCG
It contains:
- a CDS encoding tRNA1(Val) (adenine(37)-N6)-methyltransferase, whose amino-acid sequence is MRRNAPHTPKAPHGPDCPNGPPDKPDKPDKPDEPDRTGSPGTPGTTPDVVLQARALFPRGLAQPVGGFRFSVDALLLAAFAGECLPEGNALAVRAENLRDERSTTPHAQPMSGQGAAQGASPGIAGMAGMTTFADLGAGCGVVGLALLLAHPHLTGTGIDIDGELADAARQNAARLGLADRFRVLRADLTATGSDGCKDERNISGMPEAREFTKAANLPDPALAFDALPRAASMDLVVANPPYRRHGSGRPSPSSQRTRALFETPETLPAFTRAAARLLRARGRSCWVYGPDRLPDLLLALRATGQEPARLRCVHARAHGPATLVLVEARRAGKPGLVVEPPLILHAGEGAATALTDEALTFCPLLACNARGKGR